The segment AAACATGCAACCTTTCCTCTCTCGCTGGCATGGGAAAACTCATGCGTGGTATTGTCAGGTATATTAATTTGTTTATCTTTCTCCGTGTGTTCTTAAATTTActtacattttacatttcagattttgttttctggaCACTGGTTAAAAGGTGCTTGCCTGACTACTGGTGAGACAACAGAACAAACCAATTCAAAAATGGCCAGATATAGTAGTATCACAAAGCACATGGGTAGATCCAGTAAGCTTATTATTTAATACTGGTAaccgtttttcttctttcaatgtaaaaacataatggcattttttccttcattCAGACCGTCGCGATCATTTAACGTTGGCAATGATATACGCAAACATAGAGAAAGAAGAGGTAATGCCAAAGctgttgaaaaaatttttgaaatcagtaaatatatttttccgTAACCTTTTCTCAATAATTGTATTTTCGAAATTTAGGCGGAAGAAAGTTCTGTTCGTTATGAGCGCGAGTTTCAGAGACTTATAAATAAACGGAAAGATTAACTGTTGCTCTTACAAAATTCGATAGATGACAAACTAAAGGAGGTTAGTTAATACTTTAAGTTGACAGCTCTTGCGCTGGAATTTCCAAATTTCTTTATTCAAAGGTTAAAGGAGAAATGCTTCAGTGCTTAAAACAGATCAACGAAATTGTTAAATCTGGATTTCCGACTCAAGAATCATTGGCCCGCAGCCAGAAATTGAAAGAATCTTATGATATGGCAAATTAAACAAAGTTGAATTACATCTTTTAATCATATTGGTAGTCTAATAGTCATATAATGAACTTTTCAGAGCAAGTTAGTAATAGAACAattacaagaaaacaagagaaaaactaTAAGCGACCTTGATGGAGACATTCTGATGAAGTTACCGGAAATACTTCAACAACTGAAAGTCGAAGTACGAAAATGTCTAAGTACATTATTTTATATGTCTTTAAACTAGCATCCTCTTTATAAACAAATCCAATTTTTACTAGACAAAAGAATTTCGGCGAAAACTCCACTATCAGTTTctcaaaaaaatttggaaGGCATACATcttattattaaaaatatctaGAATCGCATTTCAAAGGACACTGGTAATGATATATTCACGTCTGTATGTGGTCAAAATAATTAACTTGTCCACGTTATTCATAGATGCttccaaacagcgaatacagcTTAGGAAGCAGATGGGCTAATACGTTGAAAAGGCTACGAAACTTGTTGCCGTTATAAATTCGCAGCTAGATGGAGGTGTGGTTTCCATGGACGACTGTTACCGGGGCGTTTTTCCATGGCAGTCTGCATATGATAGTACGACAACACCACTTATTCCATAATATAAAACCTAACATGTAAAACAAATCTTATTATATAGTATCATTCCAAGACAATTTCAACTTGGTTGATGCCTGGATGCTAACTAACAGAAGCAGGGAAGAAATTTTGCaagtgaaagaagaaatgaagagTTTTGAAACTGGGTTGGTTgacgccaaaaaaaaaaactggaaaaataatttaatatgCACCTTCATAGTGAATATCTTTTAATGAGGGGAAAAGCATTTCTTATGCATCCAGAAATTCAGAGGCTTAGTCGCTTGTTGGATGATTGCGACCACTGGTTTTGTGAGACCAGCACAGATTCTAACAGTCGCGATATTATATAGACCGAGAGCCTCCGACGGTTaggggtaatttttttaacaaaaggcagaccgccaaaaatatttaagttaaGGTATTTTATCGGCAGAAATGCAAGTCTGCCCTGCCACAGAGGGTTCCCCTGGGCGGTACCGACTCCCGAAGTCGGCGGGAAATGCCCAAGTtgggcaaaatttcaagaCGGATAagattttcactaaaaaaaagagcgtgaaaagtTATACCTAAACCGCTCAGACCAGACGAAAAAATCGGGTTCCCAATACCGACCAGACGCAGGTGTGTAACGGTTTTCCCCCTGTCAAATTCCTTTATGATTAGTGGCAACGTCGCATTGACGGcggcaaattcaaaaatttcatgttatttttttagtaCTCGAATGATTTCTGTAatataacatttattttggttgtaattattatattctgaaattgaatgaatacaTAATAGCAACTCGCAACACATTACTGTCATCTAAagctttattattttattattttgccgATTCAGAAGCCGAAAATGGGTGTTTCTATAATTTAACTCCACAAAAACCAAAGTAAGTCACAATCAGTAGTTAGCACAAGAGCATGTCATAACCGTTCTCGATGGAAACTGAAATAAAAGCTTAATATTCGTTTTCTCCTCCTCGCGAAGGAAAGATTGCATAATAACATTCAAACATTAACGAATATGACAACTAATAGCTAATACAAGAGCTGCTCCAACAATGACGTCAAGTTATCGGGCCGGGAAAAGGGAAATTtaggctaaaaaaaaacaaaataacaaaaaaacctaaaacaaaaaaaaatgatgtgaCGGGATCCCATTTGATGATGACTTATTCACATCTTAGCTTTCATGTTCATAAGACGATCAATAACAGAGAAGATTGATTTTCCCGTGACGTCGTCACCAACGTTCCGATCGCAGTTTTGTTATTACAAAATTGTTGGTCTATATTCACCATGTAGCCGCGTCTCTGTTCAATATTTCACTTCTTAAGCTACTACACCCAACTAGGTATGGGGCGATGAACGTGACGAAAAACTGACTGAAAAGATAGCCAAATAGGCAAGGGAGGAATGGGATTAGGCCAAAGGATTTGTGGCAAAAGACAATCAATTAAATTAGCCCGACTTTTCACTTACAGGATATACTTTGTGGGTGGACTAAACGTGAGCTAAGCTTATTCGACGTCAATGGCAACATACTTCGTCCGCTCATCCCGTTTGGCTGATCGGTATACCTATAGCCTAACATAATAGCAATATACATAATAGCAACTGGCAACACATTACTGGCATCTAAAGCTTCGTCTGCTTggtaaaagattttttttgaCAAGAAGGAAATGTGATGATACGAGAagttaaaaatggaaaataatgCAAGTCAACCTAACAGAAAGTGTATTCTTCACCTAGAAGAATCCCAAACGAAGGAAGGGATAATTTCATTTAACGAAATTACGGCATTTCACGTTAATTTAATTACGTCATTAATTACGGCATTCATAATTTCTTTATCGTCACCAGATAAGCTTAGTCCTTAATCCAATGGCCCTATTCCTGCTGACACTCATCGTTGCCACGCATTGATGTGCCGTTGTTTATGTTTGGCAGTATCTCACGAATTGTTGACAATCTAAGCCACGGGTGAGGCAACGTTCTGCGAAGCCAAAAAACGACACGTCGGCAGGATCCGGTTCCGATTCAATTAGCTTTCAGTTTGACAGCCGCGGGCTTGACTTGCCAGTCGAAAGGAGTTGGGAGGAGGCAGTCACTAGCGAATACATTTTGACGTGCTCTCACGGCAAAtcaaagcaaagaaaatgggaaacaCACAAGCGGAGACTGGTTCCTGCTGTTTGGGAAATTTTCCCGTTTTGAATAATATCGCTAAAGTCTTGAATATTAGCGTATACCACACAGAGTGACACATGGAATCCATCTTCAAACGGATAAACcaattttcattgaattttcttttctattctcGCACTGTTGTTCTTTCCATAGCAGAAACGAAAAGCAGTTGTTGTTATCAGCTGCtctctttgtttgttattttactAACAGCTGTTTGACGTTTAATTGACTTGCAATCGTCAACTAATAATTTAACCAATCATGCCGAGGATCACATTGCTCAACGTTCGAAATAAATGAGCACAAACACACAGGTAGATTTGATGTGTTTTGTCAGTATAGGTATACCGATCAGCCAAACGGGATGAGCGGACGAAGTATGTTGCCATTGACGTCGAATAAGCTTAGCTCACGTTTTGTCCACCCACAAAGTATATCCTGTAAGTGAAAAGTCGGGCTaatttaattgattttcttttgccacAAATCCTTTGGCCTAATCCCATTCCTCCCTTGCCTATTTGGCTATCTTTTCAGTCAGTTTTTCGTCACGTTCATCGCCCCATACCTAGTTGGGTGTAGTAGCTTAAGAAGTGAAATATTGAACAGAGACGCGGCTACATGGTGAATATAGACCAACAATTTTGTAATAACAAAACTGCGATCGGAACGTTGGTGACGACGTCACGGGAAAATCAATCTTCTCTGTTATTGATCGTCTTATGAACATGAAAGCTAAGATGTGAATAAGTCATCATCAAATAGGATCCCGtcacatcatttttttttttgttttaggttttttgttattttgttttttgtttttttttagcctaAATTTCCCTTTTCCCGGCCCGATAACTTGACGTCATTGTTGGAGCAGCTCTTGTATTAGCTATTAGTTGTCATATTCGTTAATGTTTGAATGTTATTATGCAATCTTTCCTTCGCGAGGAGGAGAAAACGAATATTAAGCTTTTATTTCAGTTTCCATCGAGAACGGTTATGACATGCTCTTGTACTAACTACTGATTGTGACTTACTTTGGTTTTTGTGGAGTTAAATTATAGAAACACCCATTTTCGGCTTCTGAATcggcaaaataataaaataataaagctTTAGATGACAGTAATGTGTTGCGAGTTGCTATTAtgtattcattcaatttcagaaTATTATAATTACaaccaaaataaatgttatatTACAGAAATCATTCGAGtactaaaaaaataacatgaaatttttgaatttgccgCCGTCAATGCGACGTTGCCACTATTCATAAAGGAATTTGACAGGGGGAAAACCGTTACACACCTGCGTCTGGTCGGTATTGGGAACCCGATTTTTTCGTCTGGTCTGAGCGGTTTAGGTATAacttttcacgctctttttttagtgaaaatctTATCCGtcttgaaattttgcccaACTTGGGCATTTCCCGCCGACTTCGGGAGTCGGTACCGCCCAGGGGAACCCTCTGCGGCAGGGCAGACTTGCATTTCAGCCGATAAAATACCttaacttaaatatttttggcggtctgccttttgttaaaaaaattacccctAACCGTCGCAGGCTCTCGGTCTAATACGTAACCTTTGCGAATATTACGGTGAAACTGATAGCGGAAGTacggatgatgatgatgtcgaTCAGGGAACGGAAACTGAAGATGAGTTGGATGAAAGAGAACCTGAAAGTGATAGCGGAAGTACGGAAGATGATGATGTCGATCAGGGAACGGAATCTGAAGATGAGTTTGATGGATAAGAATGCGATTGCTATATATTGTGTGATAGAGATCAGTGAAAAATgcagagtttaaaaaaaattatattacgtgtttttgtttcattaatgAGTAGTTTCGGGGAGTGCGACGTGACACCTCCCAACTCTATCCCCCAGCTCTTCCCGGATAGTAGCAACCCCGAGATAATGGCGAGAAAAATGACAgatttttgtcgatttcttTGGCATTGCATGTTCCTCTTGAAGGGAGGatggttaaaaaataaacctttaTAAAGATTGAGATAAATAGGAAAGCAATTAGATGATAAGTTTCCATATGCGAGCTCTTTTCCACTCCTTCCCGTACAGTTAAAAACGGAATCATTTATAACGCCTAAACTGTAGATAAAAACACTTTGGATTTTACGTGAATCAATATCTTTCCTAAAGCTTGTTCCTTTTTCTGAATAATTGAATGCGAAAAAAACGTAGAAAAgaccaaaagaacaaaacactTGTTTTATTCGTTTCATCGATCAAGCGCACAATTGTAATCAACCGactgaagcaaaaaaatattatggaatgaaattgatttttgacTTTCCGTTTTATTTCATACGCCCATTCCGAGTAGAAGGAGCGTAACAGAAAATCGAGCATCGACGCCAACAGCACAAAAATCGGGGCTCAAAAGCTCCAGGTGAGCGCCATATGGTCGATATTGCCCcttatgtttttcttcttcgtttatTTGCTGTCCGTGTAGTTGGCACGGGGAATTTTTCAGTTTCTGTCTACATGTGTTATACATTTTCTGCTGTTTTAGAACCCAGCCAACTCTCCCCAACTCATTTATAGTTGGTGTGTGTATGTTCCACTTGATAGAAGCGCCAAGGCCAAAAAGGAGAAATAATCGATTCATCTGCCAGTGGAGGTTTTGATAGGTAGATAGATGTACAGGGGTGAGCACTTATAGAAAACACCAGTAGACACAACAACAcggtgttgttgttgtgaatagaaaaaaatgaagataaCACGACCGCGGGATTTTATTTCGTACCACTCCATGGCGCGTGCTCGATTGTATATGGAGAGGTCCAATCAGATGGAAATCAAATATGCATACACTTTCAGAAAatctatagaaaaaaacatttttaacgTGCGTATTGTTTAATATTGGATCAAATTCCTTTCAATTAATTGAACGGAAAAAGGTTTGGAGGACCTTGTGTTCATCAGAGACATTACGTTCTTCCAccgaatttttttatctcgcGAGTGAACCACCAATTAGATAGATACACACTTTTGACTGTGCGTTAGGCAATCCATCGATACACATGAGAGAAACTATGTGCGCTGGAGGAAGAATTTGCCTATTTATCTTGTACACAATCTGATAACGGAATATAAGAAAATAAGtgggacaaaataatttttttcaacggATAATGGGAAAGAGAGTCTAGCGCTCTCAACATACCCGGCGGCAGCAATCAGCCCGGGCAAACATATAGACTCCCTTATATATTATATAGGACATGTAAACTCCAAAAAAATGCGTCTAACCAAGTgtgaattgaattttaaaaacagaaCATCAATGGCCGAATAAGAAAATGCGTAAAAGATTATGGCAACTTTTTTGGGCAATTGAATTTGGCGGAGATTGTATTGGGGAAGAAAAGCCAATATGTTCATCAATAACACAATCGCGCCCGTCGGCGGTGCTTATTAGCGTGTACATAAATGGCTATGTTAACAAAGATACATGTAAATCCTtacgaaaaaggaaaggaaactTATACGGTGAGCATTGGGTACGTGAATAACTCACACGAAGAACCTGTATTCATTCAATCATTCATGATGAAATCAATGTTAACCCAATAATTaaatacagtcatgcttgcaagtttctttagcaggcaaatgggtctatatcctttcattttgtttggacggaagggatactatggtgcctaccataccctcgttttctttccattcttctcttcctctacgtttcagtcaattttcctacttttaattttgcacttttttcgcgggttgcaaagaaagagaaataggaatagcataaaggggtacggtaggcaccaaagtatcccctccatcaaaaagaaatagaaggatatagaccgattagcctgctaaagaaacttccaagcatgactgtatatttCTTGGTTAAGAGGGATGTCGACTAATCATCAAACTGAAGAATCTGCTTTCttcaacttcttttttgttaataGTAATCAccaaaattgttttcaaaattatttttgaatatcAGACCGGCAATCAGGGCAAACGaatatttcgttttcgtcaACAGCCGGAAACCCTACACATCTAATCATTCatagtaaaataattaatcCAAACTTTAATAATTGGATTAATTGTATACACTAACTTTTTATGAAACCATTGGTCACAAGCACCTTCACACTTCACCAACATTTGCCTTTCTATTGGCTGTAAAACAAGAACTAAAATAAGAGTTTTACGCGTACAGGGCACTTGCCCTGGTATGAGCAAAATATGTCGAAGTTTGGGAAACACTTGCTGAAGTTTCGGCAACCTCTATAGGAATTTGGGTGGGGCGTTGCGGAGGCTGATTACTTTTCGGAGCGTGAGCAACACAGGCAGAAGTTTGAATGGGGCGTCCTACAGTTTGTTCAACAGATGACAGAAAGCTCGTGCTTTTTTCGATTCAATTGCGCCTCCagacttcttttttctcttttctggCATAAGAGAAGGGATGGCAATTGGGTCTCCAAGTGCAACATCtgtataaataaaacattacaATATGCAATATTTATAAAACAACTTAAAACGCAAGTCGTTACCTGATACACTAACTGGGATAGCATCGATATCTTTACCTTGAACGGTTTGCTGCCAATCATCAAGCATACCTAAAtaattgtaaatattttgttttacatgtTTTGAAAACATCGATCTATTCAATTTTAGATTACCCAACACAAACTGAGGGTTTAGCTCGCCTTCTTGTAACAAAACTCCTAATGGTTCCTGCATCTGTATTAATTGAGCTACAACAAAGCAAATATGTTAAtctaaataatattttcaacATTACCGAATTATTACCTTGAGCTTCATTTGAAAGAGTTACAACACCATCTGCTCCAACATtgaaagcaaaatcaaaaattgtgTTATTCTGGTCACAAACATCTGCTTCAGCGGTAGTAATCTCCCCATGCTCTGTAGGTAGACTTATTCCATCAGCATTATCATCTACGGGATAACAATCATTATCACTATCAGCATGATTATTTTCAGCATTGTCTCCATTGTCAGACTCAGGAACATCATCTTGAAGAGTAGAAAACTTAGTCGCAGTGCTATGACACTGCTCTACTTCCACAGGTTCATTTGCTTTACGCTTTCCTGAAGTTAAATATATTATGAACAGTTGAAATAGTTAAATGAAAAGTAATCCTATTTACCTTCCAttaatgaaaatattttttcccagTACTTTAAGAAGTTTTTTGAGTCTGACTTTTTTATGAGTTGCTTCGTTGTCTCTCCAAAACTCCAACATCCAGTGCTCCCAACACTTTCATTTGGGAAATAGGAAAATATCAGAAACTGTGCATTAATATCTCTTGACATCTGATTTGCTTGtataacaaataattaaattaagtTTAAAACCCAAACAACTTAACGAAAAACCATACTAGGAAAAGAAGCCTAGACATTCtatgtttgtttgtgttgaagttatttgactgtttgtttttcccatATGATCTAAATTTAGGCTTACTGAAGcctttttttaaggtttttcgatcgtctttcttttttattttttccttctcagGTGAATTCATTACATCATTATTCTCAAGAATAGACGCCATTTTTCATAATCGTCTGTAATtgcaaggcctacttaatggtaAAGGTCTGTAAACTTGTATCACCTAGCATGAAGGCGAGAGGATCTGTCAAATTCCCTATCCTTTCCCCGGGcaagagccaatcagaagaagaagaaaaggggtTACAActtcgccatctggcgttcGATACTGCTATCTCGTTAGAATGGCTAGTTCTATCATGTGTTTTACAGATTACTTAAATACTGAATTTACTGAAATAATTAAGTGAAGCATTTGAAAAACATCTTCATCATACTCATCTGGTGTATGATGTTGCTATACAGAAATACAATTATgatgaaaataagaaaaaaattgataaaattttttgtcgtTCCAGCCCTGACAGCTAGTGATAAAATAGACCATAATACTtacaattataaaataaaatgtgaagCAGTAGAAAAAACATCTTCTTAATCCTTAGCTGGTGTATAATGTTGTTTCATGGAAATACAAATATGAtctaaacaagaaaacaaattgagaaacattatttttaatcGTTCCTAACAGCTAGTGATGTAAATAGACCATATAATACTTACAGttatgaaaaaattaaatgaagcAATATAAAACATCTTTGACAGATTGTGCATGACATTCTTTGATAGCAATATATGCAATCTTTCATctgtataagaaaaaaaggaaaatgttgaCGTTACCATGGTATAAGAGTAGATGGTAGAACCACCCTGTTGGATTTGGCCGTAAGGCCTTGTCATAGCTTTTTGAGGGGGTGTTTCAAAGTGAGATCACCCGGTGGGTGGGAGAGGGGGAGAGGGAAAGTGCGGACGTGCCAGAAAACGGTAACAGTGCAGCAATTGCCACCACGCGTAGCGTTGCTGAACTAGGCAAACGTTTGGGAGGTTTTTCCCAGCCCTTCGTTGTCTTAAAGATTGAGTTTCCTTAGtcgttgtgtttgtttttcttattcttatttttttttcctttaatttaGTCCACAGAAAGTATTGATTGTTTCTGTCAATGAATGTGCAAGCCAGGATGACCTGATTTCCAATCCATCACAAGATCAGGATAGCTATTGCGAGCATGAGCAACTGAATCATAAGGAAAGCATTTCTACTCCACACTGGTATATGAAATGttacgtattttttttattgtaattcttcatcattgtttttttcttgactaTAGTCCAGAGCAACTAGTGACTCCTACTGTCAATGCACCAGCAAGTGGGGATGACCGCATTTCTGATCCATCTCCAGTTGAGAACGGCTATTGCGAACGTGAGCAATTGGACAGCTTATCAGCTCCACACAGGTAtatgaattaattttttttttggtattgcAATGTTTaatcattttcctttctttaatATAGTCAAGAGCAAATACTGACTCCCACTGTCTATGAACCAGCAAGTGAGGTTGACCTGACTTCCCATCCCCAACAACTTGAAGATGGCTACTGCGAGCAGGAGCAGCTGAATCCTGTGGAAAGCATTGCTGCTCCACATAGGTATTTGTACGAATTTGATTTAACTCGTTTTGTATTGCTTCATTCTATCTTCTTTCCTCAATTTAGTCCAGAGCAACTACAGGACCCGACTGTCAATAAACCAGCAAGTGAGGTTGACCTGATTTCCGTTCTTTCACCAGCTGCAGATGTCTTAGTGGATACAATGAATGAAATTCCAGAGAATGAGAATCCTGAGGGAAGCATTGCTGCTCCACAGAGGTATTTGTACGAATTTGATTTTACTCGTTTTGTATTACTTAATTTtatcttctttctttaaatTAGTCCGAAACAACCAGcggcaacaaaacaaaaaaggaaatacaGTATAATCCCACCGAGTGCCTGCAGATTGtgccaaaaagaaattaagggcCAATGTCCTGCATGTCAGATGAAGGAATTTAAGCGGTTATTAAGAGAGGAAGATAAGCAACTGCGGAGTGTCATGAGGCACCAAGCAAAATCAACAAGATACAACTGTCaatacaaatgtttaaaaagagACTCGCACATAactttttttccaaaattttaatttggCTAACGTTACCTATTTTATCGTGAATTTTCCAGTAAAAAGTAcagcaaaacaacaataaatataaataaacacaaGTGAAACCAGAGTCCAGAGTGACACTGCCAAAGAGTGACAACTGACAGGTAGTGATAGCAAACCTCCCAAACGCTTGCCTAGTTCAGCAACGCTACGCGTGGTGGCAGTTGCTGCACTGTTACCGTTTTCTGGCACGTCCGCACTTTCCCTCTCCCCCTCTCCCACCCACCGGGTGATCTCACTTTGAAACACCCCCTCAAAAAGCTATGACAAGCCCTTACGGCCAAATCCAACAGGGTGGTTCTACCATct is part of the Daphnia magna isolate NIES unplaced genomic scaffold, ASM2063170v1.1 Dm_contigs074, whole genome shotgun sequence genome and harbors:
- the LOC116926923 gene encoding uncharacterized protein LOC116926923, which translates into the protein MLTLPCPQKVLIVSVNECASQDDLISNPSQDQDSYCEHEQLNHKESISTPHCPEQLVTPTVNAPASGDDRISDPSPVENGYCEREQLDSLSAPHSQEQILTPTVYEPASEVDLTSHPQQLEDGYCEQEQLNPVESIAAPHSPEQLQDPTVNKPASEVDLISVLSPAADVLVDTMNEIPENENPEGSIAAPQSPKQPAATKQKRKYSIIPPSACRLCQKEIKGQCPACQMKEFKRLLREEDKQLRSVMRHQAKSTRYNCQYKCLKRDSHITFFPKF